The Terriglobales bacterium genome includes a window with the following:
- a CDS encoding DmsE family decaheme c-type cytochrome, producing MAAWRTPQSLLAMAASAVLLAAGAVAQTPAQKNVVPASPAPQSQYVGSETCKGCHEDLYKNVEGTLHVQTFKLKDAAHQGCEGCHGPGAAHVEGGGDKSKIFVFPAAKSQEVSQRCLSCHEGKLEQRLFRQSPHNENGVSCTSCHSVHHSKKEYLLTAAQPAQCYSCHTEQRADFMKPFRHRVDEGLIKCTDCHNPHGTPRDRQLRSSPNQDLICTKCHADKRGPFVYEHEPVRVEGCTACHTPHSSVYPRMLLTARINTLCLQCHVQIPTGVHGPQNQYRSTCIICHNSIHGSNTSNIFFK from the coding sequence CCGGCGCAAAAGAACGTGGTCCCCGCCTCTCCCGCCCCGCAATCGCAATACGTGGGGTCGGAGACCTGCAAGGGATGCCACGAGGACCTCTACAAGAACGTGGAAGGCACGCTGCACGTGCAGACCTTCAAGCTGAAGGACGCCGCCCACCAGGGCTGCGAAGGCTGCCACGGGCCGGGCGCCGCCCACGTGGAGGGCGGAGGCGATAAGAGCAAGATCTTCGTCTTCCCCGCCGCCAAGAGCCAGGAGGTCAGCCAGCGCTGCCTGTCGTGTCACGAAGGCAAGCTGGAGCAACGCCTGTTCCGCCAGTCGCCGCACAACGAGAACGGGGTCAGTTGCACCAGCTGCCACTCCGTCCATCACAGCAAGAAGGAGTACCTGCTGACGGCGGCGCAGCCGGCGCAGTGCTACTCCTGCCACACCGAGCAGCGGGCCGACTTCATGAAGCCCTTCCGCCATCGGGTGGACGAGGGCCTGATCAAGTGCACCGACTGCCACAATCCGCACGGCACGCCGCGCGACCGCCAGCTGCGCTCCTCCCCCAACCAGGACCTGATCTGCACCAAGTGCCACGCCGACAAGCGCGGCCCGTTCGTCTACGAGCACGAACCGGTGCGGGTGGAGGGCTGCACCGCCTGCCACACTCCGCACTCCTCGGTCTATCCGCGGATGCTGCTGACGGCGCGCATCAACACCCTATGCCTGCAGTGCCACGTGCAGATCCCCACCGGCGTGCACGGGCCGCAGAACCAGTACCGGTCGACCTGCATCATCTGCCACAACAGCATTCACGGCTCCAACACCAGCAACATTTTCTTCAAGTAA